A region of the Pedococcus aerophilus genome:
GGTTGCTACCGCCTCCACACATACCGACCCGCCGCCGCCTCCCAACTCATCGCTGCGGTGTCAGGTGATGCGCAACCGCTCCTGCTCGGCCTCGACGTCGTAGTCGACGGCGGGCCACTGCGGATCCATCGCCTCGAGGTGCTCCAGCACCAGGCTCTGCACGGCGAGCCGGGCGTACCACTTCCGGTCGGCGGGGACGACGTGCCACGGGGCGGCGTCGGTCGACGTGCGGTCGAGGACGGCCTGGTAGGCCTCCTGGTAGTGCGGCCACTCGAGGCGCTCGTCGACGTCGCCGGGGTTGTACTTCCACTGCTTGTCGGGTCGCTCGAGGCGCTCGGTCAGCCGCGCCTTCTGCTCGTCCGAGGAGATGTGCAGCATCACCTTGACGATCGTGGTCCCCTCGGCGACGGCCTTCTCCTCGAAGGCGTTGATCTGCGCGTACCGGCGCGACCACGTCGCCTTGGGCACGAGGTCGTGGACGCGGACGATGAGGACGTCCTCGTAGTGCGAGCGGTCGAAGACCCCGATCTGACCGGGGTTCGGCAACGCGTTGCGGATGCGCCAGAGGAACGGGTGGCGACGCTCCTCCAGCGACGGTGCCTTGAACGCTGTGTAGCGCACGCCCTGTGGGTCCATGTGGCCGACGACGTGGCGCATGATGCCGCCCTTGCCGGAGGTGTCCATGCCCTGCACGACGAGCAGCAGGGACCGGGTGCCGTTCATCTTGGCCTCGGCGTACAGCCGTTCCTGGA
Encoded here:
- a CDS encoding polyphosphate kinase 2 family protein — its product is MAKKDKKSTKSGKSTKAELKAALAKEVSAKKAVRATKNPKAEPAEVAPLSPVSFSEALRAREGFVLAECDPRSTPAFDGDKVAGKQALDLRAGEIGEFQERLYAEAKMNGTRSLLLVVQGMDTSGKGGIMRHVVGHMDPQGVRYTAFKAPSLEERRHPFLWRIRNALPNPGQIGVFDRSHYEDVLIVRVHDLVPKATWSRRYAQINAFEEKAVAEGTTIVKVMLHISSDEQKARLTERLERPDKQWKYNPGDVDERLEWPHYQEAYQAVLDRTSTDAAPWHVVPADRKWYARLAVQSLVLEHLEAMDPQWPAVDYDVEAEQERLRIT